The following are encoded in a window of Citrobacter freundii genomic DNA:
- the tssG gene encoding type VI secretion system baseplate subunit TssG, whose protein sequence is MAEQRSARPDVAQVLPLPADVRGMNFYVLLESLYRRYGERGSEPSLRTEPEDEVVLFKSDASIAFPGSDLSTLERNEARQFSLTTKFLGFSGSQSPLPGYYLDRMARESAQNEEGLKEFLDLFSHRWTQFAYHAWRKYRYYICFRNGGTDTFSQRMYSLVGLGNPQVRNKLAINHSKMLAYAGVLATPGRAPDVVCNLVSHCFDLPDVTIDSWQLRKVAVEPLQQNRLGERNPKTRTAGHVAGRSVLGVNFTLGARVPDRSGKFLLRIGNLSMKRYLSFLPDGEHHQALQMFISFLLRDQLAWDLQLCLAPSQAKGMQLGDKSSTRLGRTGFIGLPKTPPYVTLHIRE, encoded by the coding sequence ATGGCAGAGCAGCGGTCAGCACGCCCTGATGTAGCGCAGGTGTTACCGCTTCCGGCAGACGTGCGCGGCATGAATTTCTATGTGCTGCTGGAGTCGCTGTATCGCCGCTACGGTGAGCGGGGCAGTGAACCTTCCCTGCGCACCGAACCGGAAGACGAGGTGGTGCTGTTCAAATCCGACGCCAGCATTGCCTTTCCGGGCAGTGATTTAAGCACCCTTGAGCGTAATGAGGCCAGACAGTTTTCCCTGACCACTAAATTTCTCGGTTTTTCCGGTAGCCAGTCGCCGCTACCGGGTTATTACCTGGACCGGATGGCGCGGGAGTCCGCGCAGAATGAAGAGGGGCTGAAAGAGTTCCTCGATCTGTTCAGCCATCGCTGGACGCAGTTTGCCTACCACGCCTGGCGTAAGTACCGCTATTACATCTGTTTTCGCAATGGCGGTACGGATACGTTTTCGCAGCGCATGTATTCCTTGGTGGGGCTGGGGAATCCGCAGGTGCGCAATAAGCTCGCTATTAATCACAGCAAGATGCTGGCCTATGCGGGCGTCCTGGCAACGCCGGGGCGTGCACCGGACGTGGTATGCAATCTGGTCTCCCACTGTTTTGATTTACCGGACGTCACGATTGACAGTTGGCAGTTACGTAAAGTTGCCGTTGAGCCGTTACAGCAGAACCGGCTGGGAGAGCGTAATCCGAAGACGCGAACCGCCGGGCATGTGGCCGGACGCTCCGTGCTGGGCGTCAATTTCACGCTCGGCGCGCGTGTGCCGGATCGCAGCGGTAAATTTCTGCTGCGGATAGGCAATCTGTCGATGAAGCGTTATCTGTCATTTCTGCCTGATGGTGAACACCATCAGGCACTGCAGATGTTTATCTCTTTTCTGCTGCGCGACCAGTTAGCGTGGGATTTGCAGTTGTGTCTGGCACCTTCGCAGGCGAAGGGGATGCAACTAGGGGATAAATCCAGTACCCGTCTGGGCCGTACCGGTTTTATCGGTCTGCCGAAGACACCGCCTTACGTCACCCTCCACATCAGGGAGTAA
- the tssH gene encoding type VI secretion system ATPase TssH, giving the protein MIQIDISTLVKRLNAFSRQSLEMAATACMSQQATEITVSHVLLQMLAIPRCDLRVIVEKAEIGVAELKQALTVEHYATLRHTDSYPAFSPLLVDWLRDGWLLASAEMQSGELRGGILLLALLHSVSRYVPPAAARLLTGINRDRLQQDFSDWTRESMESVVPDGAKSAPAVIRLDDSLLARYAKNMTEDARNGRLDPVLCRDNEIDLMIDILCRRRKNNPVVVGEAGVGKSALIEGLALRIVAGQVPDKLRNTDIMTLDLGALQAGAAVKGEFEKRFKGLMAEVTQSLVPVILFIDEAHTLIGAGNQQGGLDISNLLKPALARGELKTIAATTWSEYKKYFEKDAALSRRFQLVKVSEPTAVEATIILRGLTAVYEQSHGVLIDDDALQAAATLSERYLSGRQLPDKAIDVLDTACARVAINLSSPPKQISALTTLCHQYDAEIRLLEREIRIGLRMDGGRMDEVHAQYEMAQAELLSLEAAWHQQQTLVQEIIALRQVLLTDVAEMNDDVVNDDAIPKDETVSPLLAERLVALSAELGALHHSQLLVSPHVDKKQIAAVIAEWTGVPLNRLSQNEMSVITDLPQWLGETIKGQELAIKHLHKHLLTARADLRRPGRPLGAFLLAGPSGVGKTETVLQLAELLYGGRQYLTTINMSEFQERHTVSRLIGSPPGYVGYGEGGVLTEAIRQKPYSVVLLDEVEKAHPDVLNLFYQVFDKGEIADGEGRMTDCKNIVFFLTSNLGYQVIVDHADSPKVMHDALYPVLADFFKPALLARMEVVPYLPLSRDTLAVIITGKLARLDNLLRTRFGAQVVITPGVTDEIMSRVTRAENGARMLESVIDGEMLPTLSLLLLQKMAANTVIARITLDAQDGAFTADVEDAVTEEESAI; this is encoded by the coding sequence ATGATTCAGATTGATATCTCCACGCTGGTAAAACGGCTGAACGCGTTTTCCCGTCAGTCGCTGGAAATGGCGGCAACGGCCTGTATGAGCCAGCAGGCTACGGAAATTACAGTCAGCCATGTGCTGTTGCAGATGCTTGCCATTCCGCGTTGCGACCTGCGTGTCATAGTGGAGAAGGCGGAGATTGGCGTGGCGGAGCTCAAACAGGCGCTGACCGTGGAGCACTATGCCACCCTGCGCCACACGGACAGTTACCCGGCCTTTTCGCCGTTGCTGGTCGACTGGCTGCGCGATGGCTGGCTGTTGGCGTCGGCGGAGATGCAGTCCGGCGAGCTGCGTGGCGGTATTCTGCTGCTAGCGCTGCTGCACTCTGTATCACGCTATGTGCCGCCAGCCGCCGCCCGTCTGCTGACCGGTATTAACCGCGACCGTCTGCAACAGGATTTTTCCGACTGGACGCGTGAGTCGATGGAGTCGGTAGTGCCGGACGGGGCTAAATCAGCACCTGCGGTGATACGTTTAGACGACAGCCTGCTTGCCCGTTACGCGAAAAACATGACCGAAGACGCTCGTAACGGCAGGCTCGATCCGGTGCTATGCCGGGACAATGAAATCGACCTGATGATCGACATTCTCTGCCGCCGCCGCAAGAACAACCCGGTGGTGGTCGGTGAAGCCGGTGTCGGCAAAAGCGCACTGATCGAGGGGCTGGCGCTGCGTATCGTCGCCGGTCAGGTGCCGGACAAGCTGAGAAATACCGATATCATGACCCTGGATCTCGGCGCGTTACAGGCTGGAGCCGCGGTGAAGGGCGAGTTTGAAAAACGCTTTAAGGGGCTGATGGCCGAGGTTACCCAGTCGCTGGTGCCGGTGATCCTGTTTATTGATGAGGCGCATACGCTGATCGGCGCGGGCAATCAGCAGGGCGGTCTGGATATCTCTAACCTGCTGAAACCGGCGCTGGCACGCGGTGAGCTGAAAACCATTGCTGCCACCACCTGGAGCGAATACAAAAAATACTTCGAAAAAGATGCTGCCCTATCGCGCCGCTTCCAGTTAGTGAAGGTGAGCGAGCCAACAGCGGTGGAAGCGACCATTATTCTGCGTGGCCTGACGGCGGTGTACGAGCAGTCGCACGGCGTGCTGATTGATGATGATGCATTGCAGGCAGCGGCAACATTAAGTGAGCGCTATCTTTCCGGGCGTCAGTTGCCGGACAAGGCCATCGATGTACTGGACACCGCCTGCGCCCGTGTGGCGATCAACCTCTCCTCGCCGCCGAAGCAAATTTCGGCGCTGACCACCCTGTGCCATCAGTATGATGCGGAAATCCGCCTGCTTGAGCGGGAAATTCGTATCGGCCTGCGTATGGACGGCGGGCGGATGGATGAAGTCCACGCGCAGTATGAAATGGCGCAGGCAGAGCTTCTGTCTCTGGAAGCCGCCTGGCATCAACAGCAGACTCTGGTGCAGGAGATTATCGCCCTGCGCCAGGTATTGCTGACGGATGTGGCGGAGATGAACGACGATGTGGTGAATGACGACGCTATACCGAAAGACGAAACGGTCTCACCTCTTCTGGCAGAGCGTCTTGTCGCATTGAGCGCTGAGCTGGGTGCCCTGCATCACTCGCAACTGCTGGTCTCCCCGCATGTGGATAAAAAGCAGATTGCCGCTGTTATCGCAGAATGGACCGGCGTGCCACTTAACCGCCTGTCGCAGAATGAAATGTCAGTCATTACCGACCTGCCGCAGTGGCTGGGCGAGACCATCAAGGGCCAAGAACTGGCGATTAAGCACCTGCATAAACATCTGCTGACTGCGCGCGCCGACCTGCGCCGTCCGGGGCGTCCGCTCGGTGCGTTCCTGCTGGCGGGGCCAAGCGGCGTCGGTAAAACCGAAACCGTCCTGCAACTGGCGGAACTGCTTTACGGCGGGCGTCAGTACCTCACCACCATAAATATGTCGGAGTTCCAGGAGAGGCACACCGTTTCTCGCCTGATTGGTTCGCCGCCGGGCTATGTCGGCTACGGTGAGGGTGGCGTGCTGACCGAGGCCATCCGTCAGAAGCCATATTCGGTGGTGCTGCTGGATGAAGTAGAAAAAGCGCATCCGGACGTGCTCAACCTGTTCTACCAGGTGTTCGACAAAGGTGAAATAGCCGACGGCGAAGGGCGGATGACCGACTGTAAGAACATCGTCTTCTTCCTCACCTCCAACCTCGGTTATCAGGTGATTGTGGATCATGCGGACAGTCCGAAAGTGATGCACGACGCTCTGTATCCGGTGCTGGCCGACTTCTTTAAACCAGCGCTGCTGGCGCGCATGGAAGTGGTGCCGTACCTGCCGCTGTCCCGCGACACGCTGGCGGTGATTATCACCGGGAAGTTGGCGCGACTGGACAATTTATTACGTACCCGCTTTGGTGCGCAGGTGGTGATTACGCCGGGCGTGACTGATGAAATCATGAGCCGCGTTACCCGTGCGGAGAATGGTGCCAGAATGCTGGAGTCGGTTATCGACGGTGAAATGCTGCCGACGCTCTCCCTGCTGTTGTTGCAGAAAATGGCGGCGAACACTGTTATTGCCCGTATCACGCTTGATGCGCAGGACGGCGCGTTTACCGCAGACGTTGAGGATGCGGTGACAGAGGAAGAAAGTGCGATATGA
- the tagH gene encoding type VI secretion system-associated FHA domain protein TagH: MEQSVVAEQQQRGNVSLTLQVMNGNELESGRAARCLFSGDGGEIGHSEGCHWPVQDRAGSIAGRACAIVSHDGAFCLRSLMPGLMINLAPVSTDAGLVCLRQGDEISLGALALKVFLHEGKRVSYGEQMATPESIVTQRDSLVEALISTDGQPEYPGMQQRHHLTSTVVNSFSSDPLQVLQSESLTTAPQNIAYGQRTVPLSDQKANGGIDMSFMDLPPVYADPRDDEFATAEMAQKHLAVTPLLRGLGSTLSVQNSQDADAFLEETGRALQAAIQGLLDLQHSQNCLSDKHLRPLEDNPLRLSLDYATALEVMFAEGKSPVHLAAPAAIRESLRNVRHHEEANRAAIDEALHVMLDAFSPQSLMRRFIQYRRSHELRRELDDAGAWGMYRHYYDELASDRQQGFSMLFNEVYAQVYDRVLREKQQEPYV; encoded by the coding sequence ATGGAACAGTCTGTGGTTGCGGAACAACAACAACGTGGCAATGTATCACTGACCTTACAGGTGATGAACGGTAACGAACTGGAAAGCGGGCGTGCCGCGAGGTGCCTTTTTTCCGGCGATGGCGGTGAAATTGGCCACTCGGAAGGCTGCCACTGGCCGGTGCAGGACCGGGCCGGATCGATTGCCGGGCGCGCCTGCGCCATTGTCAGCCACGACGGCGCATTCTGCCTGCGCAGCCTGATGCCGGGACTGATGATTAACCTTGCACCGGTATCGACGGATGCCGGACTGGTGTGCCTGCGCCAGGGCGATGAAATCAGCCTCGGCGCGCTGGCGTTGAAAGTCTTCCTACATGAAGGGAAACGTGTCAGCTATGGCGAGCAGATGGCGACGCCGGAAAGTATTGTGACACAGCGCGACAGTCTGGTGGAGGCTTTGATCTCCACCGACGGTCAGCCGGAATATCCGGGGATGCAGCAGCGCCATCATCTTACCTCCACGGTAGTGAATAGCTTTTCGTCCGATCCACTACAGGTGTTGCAGAGTGAAAGTCTGACGACAGCACCGCAAAACATAGCTTACGGGCAGCGTACGGTGCCGTTGTCCGATCAGAAAGCGAACGGCGGGATCGACATGTCATTTATGGATCTGCCGCCGGTTTACGCCGATCCGCGTGATGATGAATTCGCTACAGCGGAGATGGCGCAGAAACACCTAGCGGTAACGCCGCTGTTACGCGGGCTGGGCAGCACGCTCAGCGTACAAAATTCACAGGATGCCGATGCCTTTCTGGAAGAGACCGGGCGCGCCCTTCAGGCTGCCATTCAGGGGCTACTTGATTTGCAGCATAGCCAGAACTGCCTGTCGGACAAGCACCTGCGTCCGCTGGAAGATAATCCGCTGCGCCTCAGTCTGGACTACGCCACGGCACTGGAGGTGATGTTTGCCGAAGGCAAAAGTCCAGTACATCTTGCCGCGCCTGCGGCCATTCGCGAGAGCCTGCGTAACGTCCGTCACCACGAAGAGGCCAACCGTGCGGCGATTGATGAGGCGCTGCACGTCATGCTTGACGCGTTCTCGCCGCAGAGCCTGATGCGCCGTTTTATCCAGTACCGCCGCAGCCATGAACTGCGTCGTGAGTTGGATGATGCCGGGGCATGGGGGATGTACCGTCATTATTACGATGAGCTGGCGTCGGACAGGCAGCAGGGATTCTCCATGTTGTTTAACGAGGTTTACGCCCAGGTCTATGACCGGGTGCTGCGTGAAAAACAGCAGGAGCCATATGTATGA
- the tssJ gene encoding type VI secretion system lipoprotein TssJ: MRRAFVMLVFVLAGALGGCTMSKKIGQVIADPGIQVGDMKDQPSDLTVTLLTEPDTNLNGEGEAAPVDVQLVYLSDDSKLQAADYDLLATTSLPDALGKNYLDHQDFTLLPDTLRTLPAVKLEEKTQFIGIVAYFSDDQTSEWKQIEPVEGTGHQYRLLVHVRQNSIEMKIEDN, translated from the coding sequence ATGAGACGGGCTTTCGTCATGCTGGTGTTTGTGCTGGCTGGCGCGCTTGGCGGCTGCACGATGAGCAAAAAGATAGGTCAGGTCATCGCCGATCCCGGCATTCAGGTCGGCGACATGAAGGATCAGCCTTCGGATCTGACCGTCACGCTGCTGACGGAGCCAGACACCAACCTGAATGGCGAAGGCGAGGCCGCGCCAGTCGATGTACAGCTGGTGTATCTGAGTGACGACTCGAAATTACAGGCGGCGGATTACGATTTGCTGGCGACCACGTCGCTGCCGGATGCACTGGGAAAAAATTATCTCGACCATCAGGATTTTACCCTGCTGCCGGATACCCTGAGAACGCTGCCCGCCGTAAAGCTTGAAGAAAAAACGCAGTTTATCGGCATCGTCGCTTACTTTTCCGACGACCAGACCAGTGAATGGAAGCAAATAGAGCCAGTGGAAGGAACCGGGCATCAATACCGCCTGCTGGTCCATGTGCGACAGAACAGTATTGAAATGAAAATAGAGGACAACTGA
- the tssA gene encoding type VI secretion system protein TssA, which translates to MDIHNPEVWLSHLLENLPEKKLAGKLGDDNPQWEYIDSEIVKLGSMSHTQLDVPEIQRRGLALLASESKDFRLVSHLLRTLQQAGDHLLALRMLAQYVSYYWTVAWPQNAEHKKRFAGQILKRFEPGIAGFSASPDPERRDVLLGELAKLALCWQESGMPELASATDDLSALYQRAFRDDSSAASAQSAAVATTPATVTTAPATVVTVDSHDDKAWRDTLLKVTAILCERQPASPQGYRLRSHALWQNITSAPQAESDGRTPLAAVSADMVADYQARFARADMALWQQVEQSLLLAPYWLDGHHLSARIAQSLGYSYVAQAIRDEACYFLARLPALGTLLFNDRSPFISDATRQWLSDEPQMSAVSVVAADDATQQVWQCYQEQGLEVALALLEQLPEGGPRTHFYREYLTAQLLEASGMATISRQHYHTLYQFARHMTLADWEPELLQQLEDRARG; encoded by the coding sequence ATGGATATACACAACCCGGAAGTCTGGTTATCACACCTGCTGGAGAACCTGCCGGAAAAGAAGCTGGCCGGTAAGCTCGGCGACGACAACCCGCAGTGGGAATATATCGACAGTGAGATTGTTAAACTCGGCTCGATGAGTCATACGCAGCTTGATGTGCCGGAGATTCAGCGCCGGGGGCTGGCGCTTCTGGCCTCTGAGAGCAAGGATTTTCGCCTGGTGTCGCACCTTCTGCGCACGTTGCAGCAAGCGGGCGATCACCTGCTGGCACTCAGGATGTTGGCGCAGTATGTCAGCTACTACTGGACCGTTGCCTGGCCGCAGAATGCGGAGCATAAAAAGCGTTTTGCCGGGCAGATATTGAAGCGCTTTGAACCCGGTATTGCCGGTTTTTCTGCATCCCCGGATCCGGAACGGCGCGATGTCCTGCTGGGGGAACTGGCGAAGCTGGCGCTATGCTGGCAGGAGAGCGGGATGCCGGAGCTGGCTTCCGCCACTGATGACCTGTCTGCGCTGTATCAGCGGGCGTTTCGCGACGACTCATCTGCGGCATCAGCACAATCTGCTGCGGTTGCCACAACTCCCGCAACCGTTACGACAGCGCCTGCTACGGTGGTGACTGTCGACAGCCATGACGATAAAGCCTGGCGCGACACGCTGCTGAAAGTGACGGCCATCCTCTGTGAGCGTCAGCCCGCGTCGCCGCAGGGTTACCGTCTGCGCAGCCATGCGCTGTGGCAGAACATTACCAGTGCGCCGCAGGCGGAAAGTGACGGACGCACGCCGCTGGCCGCTGTATCTGCCGATATGGTTGCCGATTATCAGGCGCGTTTTGCCCGTGCCGATATGGCGCTCTGGCAGCAGGTGGAACAGAGCCTGCTGCTGGCGCCGTACTGGCTGGATGGGCACCATCTTTCGGCACGCATTGCGCAGAGCCTGGGTTACAGCTATGTGGCGCAGGCCATCCGCGACGAGGCCTGCTACTTCCTCGCGCGTCTGCCTGCGCTTGGTACCCTGTTGTTTAACGATCGCTCGCCGTTTATCAGCGATGCCACCCGGCAGTGGCTGAGCGATGAGCCGCAGATGTCAGCGGTGTCTGTTGTCGCAGCGGATGATGCGACGCAGCAGGTCTGGCAGTGCTATCAGGAGCAGGGGCTGGAAGTGGCGCTGGCGCTTCTCGAACAGCTGCCGGAAGGCGGCCCCCGCACGCATTTTTACCGGGAATACCTGACGGCGCAGCTGCTTGAAGCGTCCGGTATGGCGACGATTTCCCGTCAGCATTATCACACCCTGTACCAGTTTGCACGGCATATGACGCTTGCGGACTGGGAACCGGAACTGTTGCAACAGCTGGAAGACCGAGCCAGAGGATAA
- the tssK gene encoding type VI secretion system baseplate subunit TssK, producing MATMKNRVLWQEGMFALPQHFQQQQRHNDAMLCERLEAQGDFAWGFTLLSLNTELLAQGKVMIDCAAGCMPDGTVFRIPDQDLLPQPFQPGALTSPGSHNIYLALPVAAHNISEVQGVRSAGQSSERYSVTRTDVRDVHTDDGDMQSLTLGQLAFRIVSGAEDLSAMVVLPLCRIRSGQSGGALVLDENFIPTCQALRVSPVLNRFAGDVQGMIATRAVDLAKRIGSPEQSGIADVAEFMMLQLLNRSQMHFSHRARLHTLHPEIFYLDLTQLLGELMTFTENSRLPCEVEPYDHRDLTLSFKTVIPELRRALNIVLQPCAQNLPLIFTEGVYLATVNDLGLLHSGAFVLAVRARMPHNQLILQFTQQSKIAATDKIRNMVSVQVPGIPLRTLPAAPRQLPYHDGYVYFELEKGTSAWQDVVKAGALAMHISGTFPELDMQLWAIRG from the coding sequence ATGGCCACAATGAAAAACCGGGTGCTCTGGCAGGAAGGCATGTTCGCACTGCCGCAGCACTTTCAGCAGCAGCAGCGCCATAATGACGCCATGCTGTGCGAGCGGCTGGAGGCGCAGGGGGATTTTGCCTGGGGATTTACGTTGTTGTCGCTGAACACCGAACTCCTTGCGCAGGGCAAAGTAATGATTGACTGCGCCGCAGGCTGTATGCCGGACGGCACCGTGTTCCGTATTCCCGATCAGGATCTGCTGCCACAGCCGTTTCAGCCAGGTGCGCTGACCTCGCCGGGAAGCCATAATATTTATCTGGCGCTGCCTGTCGCCGCCCACAACATCAGTGAAGTTCAGGGAGTACGCAGCGCCGGTCAGAGCTCGGAGCGATACAGCGTGACTCGGACCGATGTGCGCGACGTGCATACCGATGACGGCGATATGCAGTCGCTGACGCTGGGCCAACTGGCGTTCAGAATTGTCAGCGGCGCGGAGGATCTCAGCGCGATGGTGGTGCTGCCGCTTTGCCGTATCCGCAGCGGGCAATCCGGCGGGGCGCTGGTGCTGGACGAGAATTTTATCCCGACCTGCCAGGCGCTGCGCGTCAGCCCGGTGCTGAACCGGTTTGCCGGTGATGTTCAGGGGATGATTGCCACCCGTGCGGTCGATCTGGCGAAGCGCATTGGCTCACCGGAGCAGAGCGGTATCGCGGATGTGGCGGAATTTATGATGCTGCAACTGCTTAACCGCAGCCAGATGCATTTCTCGCATCGTGCACGCCTGCATACCCTGCATCCGGAAATCTTTTATCTGGATCTGACTCAGTTGCTGGGCGAACTGATGACCTTTACCGAGAACAGCCGTCTGCCCTGTGAGGTGGAACCCTACGATCATCGCGATCTGACGCTGTCCTTCAAAACGGTGATCCCGGAGTTGCGTCGGGCGCTCAATATTGTCCTGCAACCGTGTGCGCAGAACCTGCCGCTGATTTTCACCGAAGGGGTGTATCTGGCGACCGTCAACGATCTGGGACTGCTCCATTCCGGCGCATTTGTGCTGGCCGTTCGCGCCCGGATGCCGCACAACCAGCTTATTCTCCAGTTCACTCAGCAGTCGAAAATCGCCGCCACCGACAAAATCCGCAATATGGTCAGCGTGCAGGTGCCGGGTATTCCACTGCGCACGCTTCCGGCGGCACCCCGCCAGCTCCCGTACCACGACGGCTATGTCTACTTTGAACTGGAAAAAGGCACTTCCGCCTGGCAGGACGTGGTAAAAGCGGGCGCGCTGGCGATGCATATTTCCGGCACCTTCCCGGAGCTGGATATGCAGCTGTGGGCGATAAGAGGCTAA
- the vasI gene encoding type VI secretion system-associated protein VasI produces the protein MRLSASLLLPLLLITPSLYAGETPDAQATINAMSTCRKEPAALERLDCYDHILAPVRPEGFAGALVKARYDGEAWTRALEQEKQRTDNSIGLLITRMEGERPTVIITTPAIGSLPPRPVLMFSCVDNITRMQVALTSPRRENDIPVVLVTDRSQFRSSWFVRENGSLLEASRGLSGIDEIKQLFGAKTLTLDTGTDSATGKLTFNIDGLAQTIAPLREACHWAGE, from the coding sequence ATGAGACTTTCCGCCAGCTTGCTACTGCCCCTGCTGTTGATAACCCCTTCGCTATACGCCGGTGAGACGCCGGATGCGCAGGCCACGATTAACGCCATGTCGACCTGCCGGAAAGAGCCTGCCGCCCTGGAGCGTCTGGACTGCTATGACCACATTCTGGCGCCGGTTCGCCCGGAAGGTTTTGCCGGGGCGCTGGTAAAAGCGCGTTACGACGGCGAGGCGTGGACGCGCGCGCTGGAGCAGGAAAAGCAGCGCACGGATAACTCCATCGGGCTGCTAATAACCCGCATGGAAGGGGAGCGTCCGACGGTGATTATCACCACGCCCGCCATCGGTAGCCTGCCACCGCGCCCGGTGCTGATGTTCAGCTGTGTGGACAACATCACCCGGATGCAGGTTGCACTCACTTCTCCTCGCCGGGAAAACGATATTCCGGTGGTGCTTGTCACGGACCGGAGCCAGTTCCGCTCCAGTTGGTTTGTGCGCGAGAACGGCTCCCTGCTGGAAGCCAGTCGGGGGTTGTCGGGTATCGACGAAATTAAACAACTTTTTGGCGCAAAAACACTGACGCTGGATACCGGAACCGACAGCGCGACTGGAAAACTGACCTTTAACATCGACGGATTGGCGCAGACCATTGCGCCGCTGCGTGAAGCTTGCCACTGGGCGGGGGAATAA